In Molothrus ater isolate BHLD 08-10-18 breed brown headed cowbird chromosome 21, BPBGC_Mater_1.1, whole genome shotgun sequence, a single genomic region encodes these proteins:
- the HSD3B7 gene encoding 3 beta-hydroxysteroid dehydrogenase type 7 gives MDGAWVYLVTGGCGFVGERIVELLSQQDYIKEVRVFDSVAREEVEELSTAPTRVTVMRGDIRDPDALLAAMRGVHVVLHTAAVVDYRGTVPFWEMRAVNVGGTENVVRACCALSIPYLLYTSSIAAVGPNTSCEPLLRGNEDTQYTGEVELPYGKTKAMAEKIVLEANGAKLSNGGTLRTCVLRANTVYGEKAGFLQELYSLARARRGVLNYLEPEDTERNHTYVGNVAWMHVLAARHLQLKAELLAGQVYYCYDDTPSRKGFLVRHQLLSSADPSLRLGSHIPYWKMWLMIQLHRIIRVILSPFWRPQPFLNVPLLNTIVTTFSFETDKASRHFGYRPLFTWQESRLRTAQWLKAAAGSLAPPQLQEKKN, from the exons ATGGATGGAGCCTGGGTCTACCTGGTGACAGGAGGATGTGGGTTTGTGGGGGAGAGGATCGTGGAGCTCCTGTCTCAACAAGACTACATCAAAGAAGTCAGAGTTTTTGATTCAGTAGCAAGAGAAGAAGTAGAAGAACTCAGCACAG ctcccactcGTGTGACAGTGATGAGAGGGGACATCCGAGACCCCGACGCGCTCCTGGCTGCCATGAGGGGGGTGCACGTGGTGCTGCACACGGCTGCAGTGGTGGACTACAGGGGCACGGTGCCCTTCTGGGAGATGAGAGCTGTCAACGTCGGGG GAACTGAAAATGTGGTAAGggcctgctgtgccctgagcatCCCATACCTGCTGTACACCAGCTCCATCGCTGCCGTGGGACCCAACACCTCCTGTGAGCCCCTGCTCAG AGGAAATGAGGACACTCAGTACACTGGGGAAGTGGAGCTGCCCTATGGGAAGACAAAAGCCATGGCAGAAAAAATTGTGCTTGAAGCCAACGGAGCAAAG CTGAGCAATGGCGGCACACTCAGAACCTGTGTCCTCCGTGCCAACACCGTGTATGGGGAGAAGGCAgggttcctgcaggagctgtacTCGCTtgccagagccaggaggggTGTTCTGAACTACCTGGAGCCTGAGGACACCGAGAGGAATCACACCTACGTGG GGAATGTGGCATGGATGCATGTCCTTGCAGCAAGGCACctgcagctgaaggcagagctgctggcaggacaggTGTATTACTGCTATGATGACACCCCAAGCAGGAAGGGTTTCCTGGTCAGGcaccagctgctctccagtgcAGACCCCTCGCTGAGGCTGGGCTCTCACATCCCCTACTGGAAGATGTGGTTGATGATACAACTGCACAGGATCATCAGGGTCATCCTGTCCCCTTTCTGGAGGCCACAGCCTTTCCTCAACGTGCCCCTGCTGAACACCATAGTCACCACCTTCTCCTTTGAGACAGACAAGGCCTCCAGGCATTTTGGGTACAGGCCCCTGTTCACGTGGCAGGAGAGCAGGCTCAGGACTGCACAGTGgctgaaagcagctgcagggagcctggcacccccccagctgcaggaaaagaagaacTGA